In Symmachiella dynata, the following are encoded in one genomic region:
- a CDS encoding anthranilate synthase component II, with translation MIFILDNYDSFTYNLVQRLGEIDATLDIHVARNDKTSIKEIEALRPERIIISPGPCTPHEAGLSKEVVEHFAPHLPLLGVCLGHQCICEVFGWQVVRAERLMHGKVSQIHHDGEGVFAGLNNPFEATRYHSLIGDPTDAPEDIVVTAWTEDEDFPREIMGVRHRDYPLHGVQFHPESFLTFEGSQLLRNFLDIPSKKQ, from the coding sequence ATGATATTCATTCTCGACAACTACGATTCGTTTACCTACAACCTCGTCCAACGGTTGGGGGAAATCGACGCGACGCTCGATATTCATGTCGCTCGCAACGATAAGACCTCCATCAAGGAAATCGAAGCGTTGCGGCCGGAGCGGATTATTATTTCGCCTGGTCCTTGCACGCCGCACGAGGCGGGACTGTCCAAGGAAGTGGTCGAACATTTCGCACCGCACCTGCCGTTGCTGGGGGTCTGCTTGGGGCATCAGTGCATTTGCGAAGTCTTTGGTTGGCAGGTCGTCCGTGCGGAACGTTTGATGCACGGCAAGGTCTCGCAGATTCATCACGATGGCGAAGGGGTCTTTGCCGGTTTGAACAATCCCTTTGAGGCGACGCGCTATCACAGTCTGATTGGCGATCCGACGGATGCTCCTGAGGATATTGTCGTGACTGCCTGGACTGAGGATGAGGATTTCCCTCGCGAAATCATGGGGGTGCGGCATCGGGACTATCCGCTGCACGGCGTGCAATTTCATCCGGAGAGTTTTTTGACTTTTGAGGGGTCGCAACTGTTGCGGAACTTCTTAGACATTCCCAGTAAAAAACAGTGA
- the glp gene encoding gephyrin-like molybdotransferase Glp, with protein MFTVEQALDAIIAEVAAPVAARVPLGESLGLVLAEDIDSDVDTPPFDKALMDGYAVRAADVTSGRAELRFLEEVMAGQVPTRAVEPGWATRIMTGAPLPAGADAVVRVEDTQFRDSKEPAVVAIDGAPVTVGQSIMRQGTSTQRGQRVLNSGTPLRPQEIGTLAESGRDQVAVYHRPRVAILATGDELVPVNEIPQPGQIRNSNESMLAAQIQRAGGEPVPLGIARDERANLRERIEAGLACDLLLLSGGVSAGKLDLVPSELQAAGVRQVFHKVRVKPGKPLWFGVSERSKKDANPIHKGCYVFGLPGNPVSSMVCCEIFVRTALRRLLGIEPQRPLAVSARLEHEYRHQGNRPTYHPAQMESSLTGRTVSIVSWQGSSDLRATTAANGMVCFPAGEAVYSAGTVMDVYPW; from the coding sequence ATGTTCACCGTGGAACAGGCGCTGGACGCCATCATCGCCGAAGTTGCCGCCCCTGTCGCGGCGCGCGTACCGCTCGGCGAATCACTGGGCTTGGTGTTGGCTGAGGATATCGACAGCGACGTCGATACACCGCCGTTTGATAAAGCACTGATGGACGGTTACGCCGTGCGTGCGGCGGATGTGACATCGGGTCGCGCGGAGCTACGATTTTTGGAAGAGGTCATGGCGGGGCAAGTCCCCACACGGGCCGTTGAGCCGGGATGGGCGACGCGGATCATGACCGGTGCTCCTCTTCCTGCCGGGGCCGATGCGGTTGTGCGTGTCGAAGACACACAATTCCGCGACTCCAAAGAACCAGCTGTAGTCGCAATCGACGGTGCTCCCGTGACGGTCGGGCAAAGTATCATGCGACAAGGCACGTCGACACAGCGAGGCCAGCGCGTGCTGAATTCCGGCACGCCATTGCGCCCGCAGGAGATCGGCACGTTGGCGGAATCGGGTCGCGATCAGGTGGCGGTCTATCATCGTCCCCGCGTGGCAATTTTGGCAACGGGGGATGAATTGGTTCCGGTGAATGAAATTCCGCAACCGGGACAGATTCGCAATTCCAATGAGTCGATGTTGGCGGCGCAAATACAACGTGCGGGGGGTGAACCGGTCCCGCTAGGAATTGCCCGCGATGAGCGCGCCAATCTGCGGGAGCGGATCGAAGCGGGTCTCGCCTGCGATCTGCTGCTGCTTTCGGGCGGCGTTTCGGCTGGAAAATTGGACTTGGTTCCTTCGGAGCTACAAGCTGCCGGGGTGCGACAGGTGTTTCACAAGGTGCGTGTCAAACCGGGAAAACCGCTCTGGTTCGGCGTGAGCGAGCGATCCAAAAAAGATGCAAACCCTATCCATAAAGGATGTTATGTGTTCGGGTTGCCTGGAAACCCGGTCAGTAGTATGGTTTGCTGCGAAATTTTCGTACGGACGGCACTGCGCCGGTTGTTGGGGATTGAACCACAGCGACCGTTGGCTGTGTCGGCACGGTTGGAACATGAGTATCGCCACCAGGGAAATCGTCCGACGTATCATCCGGCTCAAATGGAATCGAGCCTGACGGGGCGCACGGTTTCGATTGTCTCCTGGCAGGGTTCGTCCGACTTGCGGGCGACCACGGCGGCGAATGGTATGGTCTGTTTCCCCGCCGGAGAAGCTGTGTACTCCGCGGGGACGGTCATGGACGTCTATCCTTGGTAA